The sequence CACGGTACCTCCAGGCCTCGTCATGATCGACATTCGTCGATGAGAGATGAGAATCGCAGGCTACCGGCGTTCCGCCTGTACTGTAAACCTTCCTTAACATAAGGGCTCGTCGAGCCGGTGCTGTCGCCGACCTCACGTACGTCGCACGCTGGGAATTCCTGGAGCGGGTCGTGGGGTTGTCCGTTCGGAAGATCAGGTTCGGATGATCGAATGGAAGTGCCATGCACATGCGCTCAGACGCGGTAGTGCTGTTCGGCGTCACGGGAGACCTCGTCTCGAAGAAGCTGTTCCCGGCGCTGTACGAGCTGACCCGGCGCGACCGCCTCGACGTTCCGGTGATCGGCGTGGCCCGCTCCCCCTGGGATGATCAGCAACTGGTCACCATGGCCCGCAAGTCGGTCACCGAGGCCCATGACGAGACCGACGACGAGATCTTCGATCGGCTGGCGGACAACCTTTCCATGATCTCCGGCAACTACGCGGACCCGACGACGTACCAGCGGCTGGCTGAGCGGCTGCGCGACGCCGAGCGGCCGGTGTTCTACCTGGCGATCCCTCCGGCGGTGTTCGGCTCCGTCGTCGAGGGCCTGGCGGCCGTGGGTCTGGCCGACCGGGGTCGGGTGATCGTGGAGAAGCCGTTCGGGCGTGACCTGGAGTCCTCCCGCGAGCTGGACCGCACGCTCGGCGCGGCCTTCGCCCCGGAGCGGGTGTTCCGCATCGACCACTACCTCGGCAAGGAAGCCGTCGAGGGCCTCTACGCCTTCCGGTTCGCCAACCGGCTGTTCGAGCCGCTGTGGAACAACGAGCACATCGACAACATCCAGGTGACCCTCGCCGAGGGTTTCGGCACCCAGGGCCGGGCCGGGTTCTACGACACGGTGGGCGCGACCCGGGACGTGCTGCAGAACCACATCCTCCAGGTCGTCGCCCTCATCGCGATGGAGGCGCCCGCCAGCGATGACACCACCGCGTTCCGGGAGGCGGAGGCCGCGGTGCTGCGGCAGGTCGCGCCGCTGTCGCCGGAGTCCACCGTCCGGGGGCAGTACGCCGGCTACCTCGACGAGCCGGGCGTGGCACCCGACTCGAACACGGAGACGTTCGTGGCGACCCGGTTGACCGTCGACTCCCCCCGCTGGGCGGGCGTGCCCTTCTACCTGCGCACCGGTAAGTCCCTCCCGGGCACGGCGACCGAGGTCGTGGTCGAGTTCAAGCAGCCCCAGCGCTCGCTGATCCCGGCCGAGCGGGGCACGGCGAGGGCCGCGAACCTGTTGCGGTTCCGCCTCGGGCGCGGTGACGGCATCACCATGTCGATCCAGGCGAAGAGCCCCGGTGCCGAGGTGGCGAGCCGTCCGGTGGACCTGTCCGTCGACTTCGGTTCGGCTCTCGGTCGTCGGCAGGAGGCGTACGAGCGGCTGCTCGACGACGCGATGGACGGGCAGCACCTGCGCTTCGCGCGTGCCGAGACGATCGAGCAGGAGTGGCGCATCGTCGAGCCGATCCTGGATCTGCCGGCGGCGGTGCAGTCGTACGAGAAGGGCAGCTGGGGTCCGGCGGACGCCGACGCGCTGGCCGGCGGCTGGCACCTCCCGGAGCTGCGGTAGTCGCGGCCCAGGCCGGGCGGGCGCTGACTGACCGCTCAGCTCAGCGGAACGACCGTCCGGCGACGGTGAGGTTTGCCGCTCACGAGTGGTGTGGGCACGTTGGGGGCGACGTTTCTCGTCCTCATCGGAGAGGAAGCAGCGCATGCTTTCCGCACTCGATCGTCGGCACACCGTCGCGCCACCCGGCTACAGCCGGTGGCTCATCCCCCCGGCGGCGTTGGCCATCCACCTCTGCATCGGTCAGGTCTACGCGACCAGCGTCTACAAGAACTCGCTGATCGCCCACTTCGACACCAGCCAGACGGCGATCGGGGTGATCTTCAGCATCGCGATCGTGATGCTCGGATTGTCCGCCGCCGTCGCCGGGACCTGGGTGGAGGCGAACGGGCCGCGCAAGGCCATGTTCGTCTCGGCCTGCTTCTGGGCGGCCGGTTTCCTGGTGGGCTCGCTGGGCATCGCCACGAAGCAGCTGTGGCTGCTGTACCTGGGCTACGGGCTGCTCGGCGGCATCGGGCTGGGCATCGGCTACATCTCCCCCGTCTCCACCCTGATCAAGTGGTTCCCGGACCGGCCGGGCCTGGCCACCGGGCTGGCGATCATGGGGTTCGGTGGTGGGGCGATGGTCGCCTCTCCCCTGTCGCGGCAACTGCTGTCGTTCTACGACGCCGGCTACGACCCGGCCAACGCGGGGTCGACCGCGTCGGGCAGCGCCCTGGTGTGGCTGTTCGTGACGCTCGGCCTGGGCTACTTCGTGATCATGATGTTCGGGGTGGCGAACGTCCGGGTGCCGGCGCAGGATTGGCGGCCGGCCGGCTTCGACCCGTCCAGCGTGGCGGCGAAGCCGCTGGTCACCACGGCGAACGTGTCGGCGGCGAACGCGGTGAAGACCCGCTCCTTCTGGCTGCTGTGGGTCGTCCTGTTCTGCAACGTGACCGCCGGCATCGGCATCCTGGAACAGGCCAGCCCGATGATCCAGGACTTCTTCCGCGACAACGGCACCTCGGCGGTGACCGTCGCGGCGGCCGGCGGGTTCGTGGGTCTGCTGTCGCTGTTCAACATGGCCGGCCGGTTCGTGTGGTCGTCCACCTCGGACGTCATCGGCCGCAAACCGATCTACCTGGTGTACCTCGGTGTCGGCATGGTGCTGTACGCGCTGCTGGCGCTCGTCGGGCAGACCTCGACGGCCCTGTTCGTGCTGCTGGCCTGCGTGATCCTGTCGTTCTACGGCGGTGGGTTCGCGACAGTGCCGGCGTACCTGCGGGACCTGTTCGGCACCTTCCAGGTTGGCGCGATCCACGGTCGGTTGCTGACCGCCTGGTCGGCGGCCGGGATCGCCGGTCCGCTGATCGTCAACGGGTTCCTCGACGCGCAGGGTGAGCCGGGCTCGCTGACGGCCGCGGCGTACCGCCCGGCGCTGTTCACGATGGTGGGGGTGCTGGCCGTGGGCTTCCTGGCGAACCTGCTGGTACGGCCGGTGCCACAGGGCTATCACGAACCGGCGGCGGAGCAGGACGCACATCAGGATCGGGACGTGGACGAGGACACGACGGCGCAGAGGAGCGGTACGCGATGAGTGAGGACAGCCGACCCGGGCAGCAGGCCCGGTTGTGGATCTCCTGGTTGGTGGTGGCGGCGCTGCTCGGCTATGGGGTGGCGCAGACCGTGGTGACCGCGGCGAAGCTGTTCACCCACTGAACCGGATCCGGCGGTCTCCGACCGGCGTGAACGCCCGACGGAGGCCGCCGGAGACGGGTGGTCAGAGGCCGCCGGAGACGCGCAGCACGGTCCCGGTGGCGTACGAGGCGTCCGGGCCGAGCAGCCAGGCGATCGCGGCGGCGATCTCGTCGGGTTCGCCGGCGCGGCCCAGCGGAATGCGACCGACGGCGGACTCGGCGCGGTCGGGCACCCCGGAGTCGGCGTGGATGTCGGTGCGCACGATGCCGGGGGCCACCGCGTTGACCCGGATGCCCTTCAGGGCGAGTTCCTTGGCCAGGCCGACGGTGAGGGTGTCGGTGGCGGCCTTCACGGCGGCGTAGTGCACGTACTCCCCCGGGCTGCCGAGGGTCGCGGCCGCCGAGGAGACGTTGACGATCGCCCCGCCGTCGGTGAGCCGCCGGGCGGCCTGCTGGGCGCAGAGGACGTAGCCGACGAGGTTGACGTCGACGACCCGGCGCAGGTCGTCGACGCGCAGCTCGGTGAAGGGCCCAATCAGGCTGGTGACGCCGGCGTTGTTGACCAGGCCGGTGAGCGGGCCGAGCTGGGCGGCCGCGTCGAACAGGGCGTGCACCTGCTCGGGGTCGGTGGTGTCGGCGCGTACCGCGATGGCCTGCGCGCCGGCGGCCCGCAGGTCGGCCAGGACGGCGGTGGCGGCGGCCTCGTCGCGGCGGTAGCACAGGGCGATGTGGTGACCGGCGCCGGCGAGCCGGCGGGCGGTGGCCGCGCCGATGCCCCGGCCGCCGCCGGTGATGACGGTGACGGGTGCCACGGTGCCTCCCGGCGGGTCTGACGGCTGCGCGATGGTCGTGCCGACGCTACCGTGACCGGCGCGGGTCGGTCGTCGAGAGGAGCGTCACATGCAGCGGGCGTTGGTGCTCGGCGGCGGCGGGGTGACCGGGGTGGCCTGGGAGTTGGGGCTGCTGGCCGGGTTGGTCGAGCGGGGCGTGCCGGTCACCGAGGCTGACCTGGTGGTGGGCACGTCGGCGGGTTCGTTGGTCGGCGCGCAGGTGTGCTCCGGGTCGCCCGTGGAGCGTTTCTACGCCGAGCAGTTGGCGCCGCCGTCGAGTGAGCTGGCGGCACGGTTGGGCTTCGCGACGCTGGCGCGGCTGATCTGGGCCGGTGGTCGGACCCGCGACGCGGTGCGCTCGCGGGCGCGGATCGGGGCGATGGCGGTGGCGGCGCGTACCCAGTCGGAGGCGTCGCGGCGCGCGGTCATCGAGGCCCGTCTGCCGGAGCGGGAGTGGCCGCAGCGGCGGCTGCTGATCACGGCGGTGGACGCGTCGTCCGGTGAGTTCGTGGTGTTCGACAGTGACAGCGGGGTGTCCCTGGTGGACGCGGTGGGCGCGAGTTGCGCGGTGCCCGGGGTGTGGCCGCCGGTGACGATCGGCGGGCGCCGTTTCGTCGACGGTGGGATGCGCTCGAGCGTGAACGCGGACCTGGCGGCGGATGCGCGCAGGGTGCTGGTGCTCGCGCCGACGTCGGCGGCGTTCGGGCCGATGCCACGGCTGTCGGCGCAGGTGGACGCGTTGCGGGCGGCCGGGTCGCGGGTCGTGGTGCTGACCCCGGACGCGGCGGCGCGTACGGCGATCGGCCGCAACGTGCTGGACCCGGCGCGGCGGGCGGGCGCGGCGCGGGCCGGGCGGGCCCAGGCCGACGTGGTGGCCGACGAGGTGGCGGCGCTCTGGGAGTGATCGCTTACGCTCACCGCGCGGTCGATCAGACGACGGAGGTGCGCGGTGGCGGGTGTGGGTGTCGGCGACGAGGTGCAGGATTTCGAGCTGCCGGATGAGACGGGCACGCCGCGGCGGCTGTCGGAGTTCCTGGCGGGCGGGCCGGTGGTGCTGTTCTTCTACCCGGCGGCGATGACCCGGGGGTGCACGGCGGAGAGCTGCCACTTCCGCGACCTCGCTGCGGAGTTCACGGCGCTGGGCGCGTCGAGGGTGGGCATCAGCCGCGACCCGGTGGCGAAGCAGGCGGAGTTCTCGAAGCTGCACGGCTTCGACTATCCGCTGCTGTCGGACGCCGACGGCGCGGTGGCGCAGCAGTTCGGGGTCAAGCGGCGGGTGCCGTTGGGGCCGTTGAGCATGAAGCGCATGACGTTCGTGATCGGCGCCGACCGGCGGGTCATCGAGGTGATCCACAGTGAGGTCAGCATGAACGACCACGCGGACCGGGCGCTGCGGGCGCTGGGAGGCTGAGCGGGGTGTGAGCCCCGTGCGCCGGGTGTCGCAGCCGGCTGGTATCAAGACAGCAATCAAACAGGTGTACGGAAGAGGGTTGTGATGGATGCCGGCCAGGGTTTGTCCACTAGCGAGGTGCAGAGCATCCGGGAGGCGTTGGCGGCCGGGCGCAAACCGCGGGTGGTGTTCACCGCGGCGGCGGGGCAGATCGCCGGTCAGGTCGGTCAGGTGATCGAGCTGACCGACCCCGAGGTGTCCGACGAGTTCGTGGTGGTGCGTTTCGGTCGCGACGAGTTGCCGTTCTCCCCCGCCGACCTGGCGGTGGCACCCAAGGGCGTCACGCGTCGGGTGGTGGAGCCGAAGCCGGAGCCCGAGCCGGAGCCGCCCGCGGTGGCCGCGCCGGAGTTCGTGTTGGACACGCCGCGGGTGCCCGCGCAGCGACAGGAGGAGCCGAAGGTGGAGCAGACGGAGAAGCCGCCGGCGCGGCGGGCGGTCAAGGCCGTCAAGCCGAAGGGCCCCGCGGGTCTCACCGTCACCCTGGCGTACGCCGACGGTGAGTGGACCGTCGCGGCGCAGCAGGGCAGCAAGGCCCTGGCGAAGCCGTACGTGGTGAAGCCGGCGGAGGCGTTGAAGATGGTGGCCCTGGTCGACGTGCCGGGGGTGCAGGAGGCGGTGGAGCAGATCCTCGGCACCGAGCGGGCCGAGGCGGAGCAGCAGGCCGAGAAGCTGCGCGCCGAGTTGGCCGAGATCGAGGCCCGGCTGGCGGAGCTGCGCGAGGCCCGCTGAGGCGGGTCAGCGCTGGCTGTGGTGGCGCAGCAGCCGGGTGAGCAGGCGCGTCAGCTGCTCGCGTTCGGTGGTGGACAGCGGGGCGAGCAGGTCGTCCTGGACGCGATCCAGGGTCGCGCCCATGCGGCGGGCCTCGTCGGCGCCGGCGTCGGTGACGCTGATGACGTTGCGGCGGCGATCGGCCGGGTCGGGGGCACGCACCACGAGCCCTCGGCCGGCCAGGTCGTTGATGGCGGCCACCACATCGCTGCGGTCGATGCCGCAGCGACGGCCGAGGTCGGCCTGGCTCGCTGGCCCGTCCTCGGCCAGGCTGGCGAGCAGTCGGTAGTGGTAGCCGCGTAGGTCGTGCGCGGCGAAGCCCTCGCTGAGCAGGCGGGTGGCATGGCTGGCGGTCTGGTTGAGCAGCCAGGTCCCGGTGGTGCTGAGCCCGGCGGGTGACTGCGGGGCCGCGTTGTCCATGAGTTGCAGCCTACCAGGAATCGTTGGCGCGACCCACGATCGGATGTTACGTTGGTCCGGCCAACGTTGGTTAAGCCAACGTATCGAAGGAGGCGTCATGTCCACAGTCCCCACCCTCAACGGTCAGGTCATCGGCCAGGCCCACTACGCCACCCGGGCCCTGCTCGAACGAGCCGTCGCTCCCCTCGGCGTCGAGTTCAACCAGGTGCTCGCCCTCAACGTTCTCGCCAATGGCCCGACCGAACCGGCACAACTGACGCAGCGCATCACCAGCACCCTCAAGGTTGACGAGCGGGAGGTGCAGCGGGTGCTCACCACCCTCGTCGACGCGAACCTCGCCCAGGTCGACCACGACGCCGACACACCGCGGCTGCTGCTCACCGACGCCGGCCACGCCGTGCAGGCCCGGATCGCCGACGCTGTCGCGGACATCAGTGCCCGCCTCTACGCGGACATCCCCACCGACGAGGCCAGCGCCGCCGCCCGCGCGCTCACAGTGGTCACCCAGCGCGCCAACGCCGAACTGGCCGCGACCCCGACCTGACGGACATGAGCCCGCCGGGTGCGATACCGACGGGGTGCGGGCCCGGTCGGGTCAGAAGTAGTCGAGCAGTTGCGCCGGACCTCCGACGCCCAGCAGGTCCAGGGCGGCCGGGTCGGCGTCACCAGCACAGCGCAACAGGCCGGCCTGCGCGACCGACCGGGCGTGGGCGGCCCCGGCGTACAGCAACGCGAAACCCCGGACGTCCAGCCGCAGACCCGCCTCGCCGTCGACGCGGGTCAGCTCGGCGGCACCGTCGGCGACCGCCAACCGCCAGGTGCCGGTGTTCCAGTCGGCGAGCGGGTCGGTGAGGTGGAAGTCGACGGCGCCCCGGGCGTGGGCGGGCCAGCCCCGTGCGCCTACCGCCCGGGCCACGTCCACCGGCCGGTGCATCCACAGGTCCCGCTCGTGCTCGCGGGCCGACTCCAACGGCAGCTGGACGCTGACCGCGTCACCGTCGAGTGGGCACAGTCGCACTGTCGGCGCGACGCTGGCCCAACTGCCGAGCACCCCGACGAGTTCCCGGGCGGCCTCGGCGGTGACCGCTAGGGCCTCGTCGACGGTGAGCACCGAGTCGGCCCCGTAGCCCCGACCCCGCTGCCAGGTGGCGTAGCCGACCAGCTCACCGTCGGCCTCGACGAGGGTGACCCCGTCGCCGGGCAGGCCGCGGTCGGCGGCGTCGAACAGTTCACCCCGGCGGGTCAGCATGCCGTTGCGGTGCCGGGTGACCCGCTCGTACAGGGCGTCGACGGCTGGCAGGTCGGCGGGCGTGCCGGCCCGGACGGTGAGGTGCGACGCGGGCCGGTGCCGGGGCAGCGCGGCGGTGGCCAGGTCGACGGTACGCAGCACCCCGGCAGCCTCCCACCCGCAGGCCCGGTACGGGGCGGCGACGGTCGGGTAGAGCGCGCTGATCGCCGCCCCACGGTTGTGGGCACCACGCAGCAGCCCGGTGAGCAGGGCGCGACCCACACCCCGACCCCGGGCCTCGGGGGCGACGGCCACCCCGGCCACGTCGGCGGCCGGCACCGCCCGCCCGGACCACCACTGGTCGTGGTGCAGGTCGACGGCCTTACCGACCAGGCGGCCGGCGTCGTCGAACGCGCCGTAACGGGTCCGGCCCGGTGCCGTCGCGGACGTGG comes from Micromonospora vinacea and encodes:
- the zwf gene encoding glucose-6-phosphate dehydrogenase, coding for MHMRSDAVVLFGVTGDLVSKKLFPALYELTRRDRLDVPVIGVARSPWDDQQLVTMARKSVTEAHDETDDEIFDRLADNLSMISGNYADPTTYQRLAERLRDAERPVFYLAIPPAVFGSVVEGLAAVGLADRGRVIVEKPFGRDLESSRELDRTLGAAFAPERVFRIDHYLGKEAVEGLYAFRFANRLFEPLWNNEHIDNIQVTLAEGFGTQGRAGFYDTVGATRDVLQNHILQVVALIAMEAPASDDTTAFREAEAAVLRQVAPLSPESTVRGQYAGYLDEPGVAPDSNTETFVATRLTVDSPRWAGVPFYLRTGKSLPGTATEVVVEFKQPQRSLIPAERGTARAANLLRFRLGRGDGITMSIQAKSPGAEVASRPVDLSVDFGSALGRRQEAYERLLDDAMDGQHLRFARAETIEQEWRIVEPILDLPAAVQSYEKGSWGPADADALAGGWHLPELR
- a CDS encoding OFA family MFS transporter, coding for MLSALDRRHTVAPPGYSRWLIPPAALAIHLCIGQVYATSVYKNSLIAHFDTSQTAIGVIFSIAIVMLGLSAAVAGTWVEANGPRKAMFVSACFWAAGFLVGSLGIATKQLWLLYLGYGLLGGIGLGIGYISPVSTLIKWFPDRPGLATGLAIMGFGGGAMVASPLSRQLLSFYDAGYDPANAGSTASGSALVWLFVTLGLGYFVIMMFGVANVRVPAQDWRPAGFDPSSVAAKPLVTTANVSAANAVKTRSFWLLWVVLFCNVTAGIGILEQASPMIQDFFRDNGTSAVTVAAAGGFVGLLSLFNMAGRFVWSSTSDVIGRKPIYLVYLGVGMVLYALLALVGQTSTALFVLLACVILSFYGGGFATVPAYLRDLFGTFQVGAIHGRLLTAWSAAGIAGPLIVNGFLDAQGEPGSLTAAAYRPALFTMVGVLAVGFLANLLVRPVPQGYHEPAAEQDAHQDRDVDEDTTAQRSGTR
- a CDS encoding MFS transporter small subunit: MSEDSRPGQQARLWISWLVVAALLGYGVAQTVVTAAKLFTH
- a CDS encoding SDR family NAD(P)-dependent oxidoreductase translates to MAPVTVITGGGRGIGAATARRLAGAGHHIALCYRRDEAAATAVLADLRAAGAQAIAVRADTTDPEQVHALFDAAAQLGPLTGLVNNAGVTSLIGPFTELRVDDLRRVVDVNLVGYVLCAQQAARRLTDGGAIVNVSSAAATLGSPGEYVHYAAVKAATDTLTVGLAKELALKGIRVNAVAPGIVRTDIHADSGVPDRAESAVGRIPLGRAGEPDEIAAAIAWLLGPDASYATGTVLRVSGGL
- a CDS encoding patatin-like phospholipase family protein, with protein sequence MQRALVLGGGGVTGVAWELGLLAGLVERGVPVTEADLVVGTSAGSLVGAQVCSGSPVERFYAEQLAPPSSELAARLGFATLARLIWAGGRTRDAVRSRARIGAMAVAARTQSEASRRAVIEARLPEREWPQRRLLITAVDASSGEFVVFDSDSGVSLVDAVGASCAVPGVWPPVTIGGRRFVDGGMRSSVNADLAADARRVLVLAPTSAAFGPMPRLSAQVDALRAAGSRVVVLTPDAAARTAIGRNVLDPARRAGAARAGRAQADVVADEVAALWE
- a CDS encoding peroxiredoxin — its product is MAGVGVGDEVQDFELPDETGTPRRLSEFLAGGPVVLFFYPAAMTRGCTAESCHFRDLAAEFTALGASRVGISRDPVAKQAEFSKLHGFDYPLLSDADGAVAQQFGVKRRVPLGPLSMKRMTFVIGADRRVIEVIHSEVSMNDHADRALRALGG
- a CDS encoding MarR family winged helix-turn-helix transcriptional regulator, giving the protein MDNAAPQSPAGLSTTGTWLLNQTASHATRLLSEGFAAHDLRGYHYRLLASLAEDGPASQADLGRRCGIDRSDVVAAINDLAGRGLVVRAPDPADRRRNVISVTDAGADEARRMGATLDRVQDDLLAPLSTTEREQLTRLLTRLLRHHSQR
- a CDS encoding GNAT family N-acetyltransferase, giving the protein MPATVHVRELTADDLDAAWELGRFAFGSDPQHQAPTSATAPGRTRYGAFDDAGRLVGKAVDLHHDQWWSGRAVPAADVAGVAVAPEARGRGVGRALLTGLLRGAHNRGAAISALYPTVAAPYRACGWEAAGVLRTVDLATAALPRHRPASHLTVRAGTPADLPAVDALYERVTRHRNGMLTRRGELFDAADRGLPGDGVTLVEADGELVGYATWQRGRGYGADSVLTVDEALAVTAEAARELVGVLGSWASVAPTVRLCPLDGDAVSVQLPLESAREHERDLWMHRPVDVARAVGARGWPAHARGAVDFHLTDPLADWNTGTWRLAVADGAAELTRVDGEAGLRLDVRGFALLYAGAAHARSVAQAGLLRCAGDADPAALDLLGVGGPAQLLDYF